The Argentina anserina chromosome 3, drPotAnse1.1, whole genome shotgun sequence genome includes a region encoding these proteins:
- the LOC126788862 gene encoding SNF1-related protein kinase regulatory subunit beta-3 produces MNNSYDEDYDEATVAGFEVIKSPDSSYNNMYPANEDESWDPPIVPPHLQQTLLSYPASRDTVVTLPSPPHVTLNHLYIENRESPRSVVALGFTHRFRSKFVTVVLYKPVQRRGANST; encoded by the exons ATGAACAACTCATATGATGAAGATTAT GATGAAGCAACCGTTGCGGGATTTGAAGTTATAAAATCACCTGATTCAAGTTACAATAATATGTATCCGGCGAATGAAGATGAGTCATGGGATCCACCAATTGTCCCTCCACACCTGCAACAGACCTTACTTAGCTATCCAGCTAGCAGAGACACTGTTGTAACTCTTCCGTCGCCACCACATGTGACCCTCAACCATCTTTACATTGAGAATCGGGAGAGCCCCCGGTCTGTGGTCGCACTTGGGTTTACTCATCGCTTTCGTTCAAAATTTGTTACTGTCGTGCTTTACAAACCAGTTCAAAGAAGAGGGGCTAACAGCACTTAG